A genomic segment from Maniola jurtina chromosome 9, ilManJurt1.1, whole genome shotgun sequence encodes:
- the LOC123868390 gene encoding gamma-aminobutyric acid receptor-associated protein — protein MKFQYKEEHSFERRKTEGEKIRRKYPDRVPVIVEKAPKARLGDLDKKKYLVPSDLTVGQFYFLIRKRIHLRPEDALFFFVNNVIPPTSATMGSLYQEHHDEDFFLYIAFSDENVYGY, from the coding sequence ATGAAATTCCAATATAAAGAAGAACACTCTTTTGAAAGAAGAAAGACCGAGGGAGAAAAAATACGCAGGAAATATCCTGACCGTGTTCCAGTGATTGTGGAGAAAGCGCCCAAAGCTAGACTCGGAGACCTCGATAAAAAGAAGTATTTGGTGCCATCAGATTTAACTGTGGGGCAGTTCTATTTCTTGATCCGAAAGCGAATTCATCTACGCCCGGAAGACGCACTGTTCTTCTTTGTGAACAACGTAATACCTCCTACATCTGCTACGATGGGATCGCTTTACCAGGAACATCACGATGAAGACTTTTTCCTATATATTGCATTTTCTGACGAAAATGTTTATGGATATTAa